A DNA window from Helianthus annuus cultivar XRQ/B chromosome 15, HanXRQr2.0-SUNRISE, whole genome shotgun sequence contains the following coding sequences:
- the LOC110912768 gene encoding TMV resistance protein N-like, translating into MVWQERLPILKILDLSGSMCLITTPDFEGLSCLERLNLLGCKSLEEIHPSIGYHKRLVFVNVGYCKELKRFPPIIHMKKLETLDLTNCDELQQFPDIQSNMDSLVTLDLSDTGIEIIPPSVGRFCTNLVSFNLNNCRRLKRIEGNFHLLRSLKDLNLSCFGLQSFNLSNPQLSLKITFLPQFPRFLRKLNLSWRNLGDGDIPSDICELLNLQLLDLSHNNFSRLPSCLSQIPCLKLLNLSHCKSLVELSDLPSTIAILRAEDCPSLEIVRDLLGYKWLWKVSLWGGVNNRVLLSMLAGCVVKNRFMTVILPAVEPTSRIFTRLVTLQLPHNWYTDFSGFLLSFRAHHGMYHIVIKQEMSTDHPEEFGEDWEKFVLERITGEHNHMNNTGLHVELVRSKSKIGDLNEHPIDYSECWDEEYEDRKTFEIVYDSESSEIQISWGFISFLLVVAPLYAYYRMYKLQSVLAIIQKRYCYNNIDNKTQIKLINQL; encoded by the exons ATGGTCTGGCAAGAA CGTCTACCAATTTTGAAAATTCTTGATCTCAGCGGATCAATGTGCCTAATCACGACACCAGATTTTGAAGGCCTTTCATGTCttgaaagattgaatttattggGTTGTAAGAGTTTAGAAGAGATTCATCCATCAATTGGATATCACAAAAGGCTTGTTTTCGTGAACGTGGGATATTGTAAAGAACTTAAAAGGTTTCCACCCATCATACACATGAAAAAATTGGAGACTCTTGATCTCACTAATTGCGATGAACTTCAACAGTTTCCGGATATCCAGTCAAACATGGATAGCTTGGTAACCCTTGATTTGAGTGATACTGGTATAGAAATAATCCCACCATCAGTTGGACGATTTTGTACCAACCTTGTTTCTTTCAATTTAAATAATTGTCGCAGACTGAAAAGGATAGAGGGAAACTTTCATCTCTTAAGAAGTTTGAAAGACCTGAATCTCAGTTGTTTCGGGTTACAATCTTTCAATTTAAGTAATCCTCAGTTGAGCCTCAAGATTACCTTCCTACCTCAGTTTCCACGTTTTCTAAGGAAATTAAATCTTAGTTGGCGCAATTTGGGAGATGGAGACATCCCATCTGATATTTGTGAGTTATTAAACCTACAACTACTAGACCTAAGTCATAACAACTTTTCAAGATTACCTTCCTGCCTCTCTCAAATCCCATGTCTCAAGCTCCTCAATTTGTCACACTGCAAAAGCCTTGTAGAATTGTCGGACCTCCCATCAACCATAGCTATTCTCAGAGCAGAAGATTGTCCCTCACTTGAAATTGTAAGAGATTTATTAGGTTATAAATGGTTGTGGAAAGTCTCACTTTGGGGGGGAGTGAATAACAGGGTACTACTTTCTATGCTTGCG GGATGTGTAGTTAAAAATCGCTTTATGACTGTCATACTTCCCGCCGTTGAACCAACGTCACGTATTTTTACGAGACTAGTTACATTGCAACTTCCACACAACTGGTACACTGACTTTAGTGGATTTTTATTATCATTTCGTGCTCATCATGGGATGTATCACATAGTTATTAAGCAGGAGATGTCCACAGATCACCCTGAAGAGTTTGGTGAAGATTGGGAAAAATTTGTCTTGGAAAGG ATAACAGGTGAACATAATCATATGAATAACACGGGTCTTCATGTAGAACTTGTTCGTAGTAAAAGTAAAATAGGTGATTTAAACGAACATCCAATCGATTACTCAGAGTGTTGGGATGAAGAATATGAAGATAGAAAGACATTTGAGATCGTGTATGATTCAGAGTCCTCTGAAATTCAGATTTCATGGG GTTTCATATCGTTTTTGCTGGTTGTTGCTCCCCTTTATGCATACTATCGTATGTATAAGCTACAAAG TGTATTGGCTATCATACAAAAACGTTATTGTTACAATAATATTGATAACAAAACACAAATCAAATTGATTAATCAGTTATAA
- the LOC110912767 gene encoding TMV resistance protein N-like, with protein sequence MAVELMETLKEAITGLSLTTFFTVLAAGVTVYYIVSVFFGRSSDRHQQHSPMSSEQDRSIASSSSSSQSIPAWNHEVFLSFRGEDTRKNFVDHLYKDLVQQGIQTYKDDETLARGESIRPALLKAIQESRIAVIVFSENYADSSWCLDELEHIIECMDTRGQIVEPIFYFVDPSDVRKQKGKYEEAFTKHKRENMHKVESWRKALEKAGNLSGWVIDENSHEAKCIRDIVGTVSSRLSSVNTNDNKELIGIGTRLQDLKSKLEIGSGSVRMVGIWGVGGGGKTTLASAAYMEISHQFEACCLVENIREESNKHGLKTLQEKILSVALKTTVVVDSEIEGRSMIKRRLCHKRVLVVLDDVDDLEQLEALAGSHDWFGEGSRIIITTRDKHLLSSRAHTNIYEVSLLSHYEAIKLFNRYAYHKDKPIEDYERLSLRVVSYAGGLPLALKVLGSFLYDKDKDEWKSTLAKLKCIPEEKVMERLKISYDGLEPYQKDLFLDIACFMRGWWLQSYLDRAMMVLDACNLHPVIGLKVLEQKSLIKVTEEGRFEMHDLIEEMAHYIVRGEHPNNLEKHSRIWNWKDLEYLCDIGAAAPSMENEVLANLPTHISHPGLFDVVANMKNLRWILWDEHPASSFPSNFQPTKLRCLMLSLSQQKKLWEGCKVGKYCSFTNHCNATVK encoded by the exons ATGGCTGTTGAACTTATGGAGACTCTCAAAGAAGCCATCACCGGACTCTCTCTCACTACTTTCTTCACTGTTCTCGCCGCCGGTGTCACCGTCTACTACATCGTTTCCGTTTTCTTCGGAAGATCCTCCGATCGCCATCAACAACACAGCCCAATGTCTTCCGAACAAGACAG ATCAATAGCTTCTTCATCCTCCTCTTCTCAGTCGATTCCGGCATGGAATCATGAGGTCTTTCTGAGTTTTAGAGGGGAAGACACCCGCAAGAACTTTGTGGATCATCTCTACAAGGATCTTGTACAACAAGGAATCCAGACATACAAGGATGACGAAACACTTGCTCGGGGTGAGTCAATCCGTCCAGCCCTCTTGAAGGCGATCCAGGAATCACGGATAGCCGTTATTGTATTCTCGGAAAACTATGCGGACTCATCTTGGTGTTTGGACGAGCTTGAACATATTATAGAGTGCATGGACACGAGAGGGCAAATCGTTGAGCCCATATTTTATTTTGTAGATCCATCGGATGTTAGAAAACAAAAGGGGAAATATGAAGAAGCATTTACAAAACATAAGAGGGAAAATATGCACAAAGTTGAATCATGGAGAAAAGCTCTAGAAAAAGCAGGCAATCTTTCTGGATGGGTCATCGATGAAAACAG CCATGAAGCAAAATGCATCAGGGATATTGTTGGTACAGTTTCTTCGAGGCTTTCTTCAGTAAATACAAACGACAATAAAGAACTGATCGGAATAGGGACCCGCTTACAAGATCTTAAATCAAAGTTGGAAATTGGGTCGGGTAGTGTGCGCATGGTTGGAATATGGGGAGTTGGGGGTGGTGGTAAGACTACTCTTGCATCTGCTGCTTATATGGAGATCTCTCACCAATTTGAAGCTTGCTGCCTTGTTGAAAATATTCGTGAGGAATCAAACAAGCATGGTTTGAAAACGCTGCAAGAAAAAATTCTATCAGTTGCTTTGAAAACAACTGTGGTGGTCGACAGTGAGATAGAAGGAAGAAGCATGATAAAGAGAAGGCTATGTCACAAAAGGGTTTTAGTTGTTCTCGATGATGTTGATGATCTTGAGCAACTTGAGGCGTTAGCGGGATCCCATGATTGGTTTGGTGAAGGAAGCCGGATAATAATTACTACCAGAGATAAGCATTTGCTATCCTCCAGGGCTCATACAAATATTTATGAAGTGAGTTTGTTATCACATTACGAAGCAATCAAGCTCTTCAATAGATATGCATATCACAAAGATAAACCTATTGAAGATTATGAGAGGCTTTCATTGCGTGTAGTTTCTTATGCTGGTGGGCTTCCCTTAGCGCTTAAAGTTCTAGGTTCTTTTCTATATGACAAAGACAAGGATGAGTGGAAAAGTACGTTGGCCAAGTTAAAATGCATCCCAGAAGAGAAAGTCATGGAGAGACTCAAAATAAGTTATGATGGACTTGAACCCTACCAGAAAGACTTATTCTTAGATATTGCATGTTTCATGAGGGGATGGTGGTTACAATCGTATTTGGATCGTGCAATGATGGTGCTTGATGCTTGTAATTTGCACCCTGTTATAGGGTTAAAGGTGTTGGAACAAAAATCCCTCATAAAAGTTACAGAAGAAGGAAGATTTGAGATGCATGACTTGATAGAAGAAATGGCCCACTACATTGTTAGAGGGGAACACCCTAATAATCTTGAGAAACATAGCAGGATTTGGAATTGGAAAGATCTTGAATACCTCTGTGACATTGGGGCAGCTGCACCCTCAATG GAAAATGAAGTATTAGCTAACTTGCCAACACATATCAGCCATCCAGGTCTATTTGATGTTGTTGCAAACATGaagaaccttcgatggatattgTGGGATGAACATCCGGCATCTTCATTCCCATCAAATTTTCAGCCAACAAAGCTTCGTTGTCTAATGTTGAGTTTGAGCCAGCAAAAAAAACTCTGGGAAGGGTGTAAGGTAGGTAAATATTGTAGTTTCACAAACCATTGCAATGCAACTGTAAAATGA